The proteins below are encoded in one region of Candidatus Methylomirabilota bacterium:
- the accD gene encoding acetyl-CoA carboxylase, carboxyltransferase subunit beta has protein sequence MVAWFWKGKGEGEDRPKKVNIAEGLWVKCDSCKEIVYRAEVDRAGRVCPKCRYPFRISARERIASIVDEGSFEEREAGLRSKDPLGFKDTKRYTDRVKAARSKTGLEEAVLTGVARIGGHPVVLAVFEFGFLGGSMASVVGEKLARAIELAIQKRLPLLIVSASGGARMQEGILSLMQMAKTAAALKRLADERLPYVSLLTDPTTGGVTASFAMLGDLILAEPRALIGFAGPRVIAETIRQPLPEGFQRSEFLLEHGQLDLVVERREMRETLRRIFGFFAGRSLPAP, from the coding sequence ATGGTCGCCTGGTTCTGGAAGGGAAAGGGGGAAGGGGAGGACAGGCCCAAGAAGGTCAACATCGCCGAGGGCCTCTGGGTCAAATGCGACTCCTGCAAGGAGATCGTCTACCGCGCGGAGGTCGACCGCGCGGGCCGCGTCTGTCCCAAGTGCCGCTACCCCTTCCGCATCAGCGCGCGCGAGCGCATCGCCTCGATCGTGGACGAAGGCTCCTTCGAGGAGCGCGAGGCGGGGCTGCGCTCCAAGGACCCGCTCGGCTTCAAGGACACCAAGCGGTACACGGACCGCGTCAAGGCCGCCCGCAGCAAGACCGGTCTCGAGGAGGCGGTGCTGACGGGTGTCGCGCGCATCGGGGGGCACCCCGTGGTCCTCGCCGTGTTCGAGTTCGGCTTTCTCGGCGGCAGCATGGCCTCGGTCGTGGGCGAGAAGCTCGCGCGGGCCATCGAGCTCGCGATCCAGAAGCGGCTGCCGCTGCTGATCGTGTCGGCGTCCGGCGGGGCGCGCATGCAGGAGGGCATCCTCTCGCTCATGCAGATGGCCAAGACCGCCGCGGCGCTCAAGCGGCTGGCCGACGAGCGCCTGCCCTACGTCTCGCTTCTCACCGACCCGACCACGGGCGGAGTCACGGCCAGTTTCGCCATGCTGGGAGATCTCATCCTTGCCGAGCCACGCGCCCTCATCGGCTTCGCCGGGCCGCGCGTGATCGCCGAGACCATCCGCCAGCCGCTGCCCGAGGGATTCCAGCGCTCGGAGTTCCTGCTCGAGCACGGCCAGCTCGACCTCGTAGTGGAGCGGCGCGAGATGCGGGAGACCCTCCGCCGCATCTTCGGATTCTTCGCGGGCCGGTCGCTGCCGGCACCATGA
- the trpA gene encoding tryptophan synthase subunit alpha: MTTAGRLAATFAALRQRGERALVPYFTAGDPSLALTRRLVVEAARRGADIVELGVPFSDPLADGPVIQRATQRALHAGVTLPRVLELARELRGETAVPLVFLTYYNLLLAFGLKAFCGTAVESGVDGVIVADLPPEESGPLRGEANSAELDLIHLVAPTSTPDRMRKIARASSGFLYMVSLMGVTGARAELPAELAQHLRTLRGITTKPICVGFGIGTPAQAAAVGQAADGVIVGSAIVQLVEKHAGQADLVTKIGDFIASLKEPLRPVGEESRA, encoded by the coding sequence GTGACGACGGCCGGGCGCCTGGCGGCGACGTTCGCGGCGCTTCGACAGCGCGGCGAGCGGGCGCTCGTGCCCTACTTCACCGCGGGCGATCCGTCGCTGGCGCTCACGCGCCGGCTGGTGGTCGAGGCCGCGCGGCGCGGCGCGGACATCGTCGAGCTGGGCGTGCCGTTCTCGGACCCGCTGGCCGACGGCCCCGTCATCCAGCGCGCGACCCAGCGGGCGCTCCACGCCGGGGTGACGCTGCCCCGCGTGCTCGAGCTCGCGCGCGAGCTGCGCGGCGAGACCGCCGTGCCGCTGGTCTTCCTCACGTACTACAACCTGCTCCTTGCCTTCGGGCTCAAGGCCTTCTGCGGGACGGCCGTGGAGAGCGGCGTGGACGGCGTCATCGTCGCGGACCTGCCGCCCGAGGAATCCGGGCCCCTGCGCGGCGAGGCGAACTCCGCAGAGCTCGACCTGATCCACCTCGTCGCGCCGACGTCCACTCCCGACCGGATGCGGAAGATCGCGCGGGCCAGCAGCGGCTTTCTCTACATGGTCTCGCTGATGGGCGTGACGGGCGCCCGCGCCGAGCTGCCGGCGGAGTTGGCGCAGCACCTGCGCACTCTGCGCGGGATCACCACGAAGCCGATCTGCGTCGGCTTCGGCATCGGCACTCCGGCCCAGGCCGCGGCCGTGGGACAGGCGGCCGACGGTGTCATCGTCGGCTCGGCCATCGTCCAGCTCGTCGAGAAGCACGCGGGCCAGGCCGACCTCGTGACGAAGATCGGCGATTTTATCGCGTCGCTCAAAGAGCCGCTCAGGCCCGTAGGCGAAGAGTCGAGGGCCTGA
- the trpB gene encoding tryptophan synthase subunit beta — MTSRLPDPGSLPDAAGHFGRFGGRFVPETLMAPLVELEKAYRAAMRDKRFTGRLRGLLASYAGRPTPLYFAERLTKHCGGAKIFLKREDLCHTGAHKINNVLGQALLAERMGKRRIIAETGAGQHGVASATAAALLGLECQVYMGSVDIARQALNVFRMKLLGAAVIPVESGSKTLKDAVNEALRDWVTNVRSTYYLLGSALGPHPYPMMVRDFHRVIGEEARAQSRKITGRLPDLLVACVGGGSNAIGLFWPFIKDTRVRIVGVEPGGHGVSTGRHGASLGAGAVGVLHGSMSYVLQNDDGQIAEAHSISAGLDYPGSGPEHAYYKEMGRFQYESATDVEALDAFGVLTRLEGIMPALESAHAVAWAMRAAAAMKKSQSIVVGLSGRGDKDVHTVEEALADVPGRGAPAAAGGRR, encoded by the coding sequence ATGACCTCCCGCCTTCCCGACCCCGGATCTCTCCCCGACGCCGCCGGACACTTCGGTCGCTTCGGCGGGCGCTTCGTCCCCGAGACGCTGATGGCCCCGCTCGTCGAACTCGAGAAGGCCTACCGGGCGGCGATGCGGGACAAGCGGTTCACCGGCCGCCTGAGAGGGCTTCTGGCGAGTTACGCCGGACGTCCGACACCGCTGTACTTCGCCGAGCGGCTCACTAAGCATTGCGGCGGGGCCAAAATCTTTCTCAAGCGAGAAGACCTCTGCCATACAGGCGCGCACAAGATCAACAACGTGCTGGGCCAGGCGCTCCTGGCCGAGCGCATGGGCAAGCGGCGCATCATCGCGGAGACGGGCGCGGGCCAGCACGGCGTCGCGTCGGCGACCGCGGCGGCGCTCTTGGGGCTCGAGTGCCAGGTGTACATGGGCAGCGTGGACATCGCGCGCCAGGCGCTCAACGTCTTCCGGATGAAGCTCCTCGGCGCCGCGGTCATCCCCGTCGAGAGCGGCTCGAAGACGCTCAAGGATGCCGTCAACGAGGCCCTGCGGGACTGGGTCACCAACGTGCGGAGCACCTACTACCTCCTCGGATCGGCGCTGGGCCCGCACCCGTACCCCATGATGGTCCGCGACTTCCACCGCGTTATCGGCGAGGAGGCGAGGGCCCAGTCGCGCAAGATCACGGGGAGGCTGCCCGACCTCTTGGTCGCCTGCGTGGGCGGCGGCTCCAACGCCATCGGTCTCTTCTGGCCCTTCATCAAGGACACGCGCGTCAGGATCGTGGGAGTCGAGCCCGGCGGCCACGGCGTCTCCACCGGCAGGCACGGCGCCTCGCTCGGCGCGGGAGCGGTCGGCGTGCTGCACGGCAGCATGAGCTACGTGCTCCAGAACGACGACGGGCAGATCGCCGAAGCTCACTCGATCTCCGCCGGACTCGACTACCCGGGCTCCGGGCCCGAGCACGCCTACTACAAGGAGATGGGGCGCTTCCAGTACGAGTCGGCGACCGATGTCGAGGCCCTGGACGCCTTCGGGGTCCTGACGCGGCTCGAGGGCATCATGCCCGCGCTCGAGTCCGCGCACGCGGTTGCCTGGGCGATGCGGGCTGCCGCCGCCATGAAGAAGAGCCAGAGCATCGTGGTCGGGCTGTCCGGCCGGGGCGACAAGGACGTCCACACGGTGGAGGAGGCGCTCGCGGACGTCCCCGGTCGCGGCGCGCCCGCGGCGGCCGGAGGCCGGCGGTGA
- a CDS encoding phosphoribosylanthranilate isomerase: protein MKICGITNIEDARCAVDAGVDALGFIFVEKTPRYVEPAAAASIIAQLPPFVTTVGIFWDHAPGHVKAVAAEAGLGALQFHGEEKPEDLAGYDLPVIKTIKLPPASTIEGLPAYRVTEGFQVLSYSKVAAAVLLDTAVRWSEGEAREPLEWGHAARIVATYCDRPRPRVILSGGLTPENVVRAIGIVKPYAVDVTSGVEASPGTKDPDKVRRFVAAARSA from the coding sequence GTGAAGATCTGCGGGATCACCAATATCGAGGACGCGCGCTGTGCTGTCGACGCCGGCGTGGACGCCCTCGGCTTCATCTTCGTGGAGAAGACGCCGCGGTACGTGGAGCCTGCGGCAGCGGCATCGATCATCGCCCAGCTGCCGCCATTCGTCACGACGGTCGGCATCTTCTGGGATCACGCCCCTGGCCATGTCAAGGCGGTGGCCGCGGAGGCGGGACTGGGAGCGCTGCAATTCCATGGCGAGGAGAAACCCGAGGACCTCGCCGGCTACGACCTGCCGGTGATCAAGACCATCAAGCTGCCGCCGGCGTCGACGATCGAGGGCCTGCCGGCGTACCGGGTCACCGAGGGGTTCCAGGTGCTGTCCTACAGCAAGGTCGCCGCCGCGGTGCTCCTCGACACAGCGGTCCGATGGAGCGAGGGCGAGGCCCGCGAGCCCCTGGAGTGGGGCCATGCCGCCCGCATCGTTGCGACCTACTGCGACCGGCCGAGGCCGAGAGTCATTCTCTCGGGCGGGCTCACGCCGGAGAACGTGGTCCGGGCCATCGGCATCGTGAAGCCCTACGCCGTAGACGTGACCTCGGGGGTGGAGGCGAGTCCCGGCACCAAGGACCCCGACAAGGTGCGGCGCTTCGTGGCCGCGGCTCGATCGGCATGA
- the trpC gene encoding indole-3-glycerol phosphate synthase TrpC: MGALDEILANKREELRRLRGEQPQAELEASCRGLGPAREFEAALRPPSPGGVRLIAEVKKASPSRGTLNAALDPVAQARVYARAGAAAISVLTDEKYFRGALGDLVAVRAAVDLPLLRKEFILDEYQLWESRAAGADAVLLIVAALDDPRLRDLHHAAKGIGLATLVEAHTAAELDRAVALGAPVIGVNNRDLQTLETSLEASLALLPRIPPAHTAVSESGIFTRDDVLRVVRAGAHAVLVGEGLVRAADVAAKVRELTLQDGGCGSSSQRAKP, encoded by the coding sequence ATGGGCGCGCTCGACGAGATTCTCGCGAACAAGCGGGAGGAGCTCCGGCGGCTTCGCGGGGAACAGCCGCAGGCCGAGCTAGAGGCGTCCTGCCGCGGGCTCGGCCCCGCAAGAGAGTTCGAGGCCGCGCTGAGACCGCCCTCCCCGGGCGGCGTCCGGCTCATCGCCGAGGTGAAGAAGGCCTCTCCCTCCAGGGGCACGCTGAACGCCGCACTCGATCCCGTGGCCCAGGCGCGCGTCTACGCGCGGGCGGGCGCGGCGGCGATCTCCGTCCTGACCGACGAGAAATACTTCCGCGGCGCGCTCGGTGATCTCGTCGCCGTGCGCGCGGCCGTGGACCTTCCCCTTCTCCGCAAGGAGTTCATCCTCGACGAGTACCAGCTCTGGGAATCGCGCGCCGCGGGCGCCGATGCCGTGCTGCTGATCGTGGCGGCGCTCGACGATCCCCGGCTCCGCGACCTCCACCACGCCGCCAAGGGCATCGGCCTGGCCACCCTCGTCGAGGCGCACACGGCCGCGGAGCTCGACAGGGCCGTGGCGCTCGGCGCGCCCGTCATCGGCGTCAACAACCGCGACCTCCAGACGCTCGAGACGAGCCTCGAGGCCTCGCTCGCGCTGCTGCCGCGGATCCCGCCCGCGCATACGGCGGTGAGCGAGAGCGGCATCTTCACGCGGGACGACGTCCTACGGGTCGTCCGGGCGGGGGCGCACGCCGTCCTCGTCGGCGAAGGTCTCGTGCGGGCCGCGGACGTGGCGGCCAAGGTGCGGGAGCTCACGCTCCAGGACGGTGGCTGTGGCAGTTCGAGCCAAAGGGCGAAGCCATGA